The region CGGTCGGCCAGGCTGCGGATCAGGCGGGCGGTGATGCCCATGGAAATCGGATCGAGGCCGGCGAACGGTTCGTCATAAAGAATCAGTTCGGGCTCCAGCACGACGGCGCGCGCCAGTGCCACGCGGCGCGCCATGCCGCCGGAAATTTCCGCCACCTTCAGATGCGCCGCGGCGCGCAGGCCGACGGCCTGCAATTTATCGAGCACGCGGCTGACGATGTCGGCTTCACCCAGCTGCGTGTGTTCACGCAGCGGAAAGGCGACGTTTTCAAAAACGTTCAGGTCGGTGAACAGCGCGCCCTGCTGGAACAGCACGCCCATGCGCTTGCGCAAGCCTTGCAGCTGGGCCGGCGTGGCCTGGGCCAGGTCCTGGCCGAACGCGCGCACGGAGCCGGCGCGGGCAATCAGTTGCCCGGTGGCTGCCCGCAACATCGTGGTCTTGCCTGAGCCGGAGCCGCCCATGACGGCCACCACCTGGCCCGGCGCCACCGTCATGGTGATGCCGACAAGGACAGTGAATTCGCCGTATCCCAAGGAAACTTCGTCGAATTGCAGCGCAGCGTCGGTAGGGTTTGCTGGAAGGTCGGACATAAAGGTGAAGGCCAGAGGGCGGATTCATTCCGTCCCCCGAATTCTGGACCGCACATTGTATAGCCTGAGCATGAGGGGGGCCTCCCGACGACTCTGAGGGCCCATGCGATTTTTCCCGCCACCCTGAAAACGCCGGCCAAAACGCGCTTGATTGTCCGAGGGGCTTGATTAAACCCTGGTTTCAGTCGGCATCGTCGTCGAATTGGGTATAAATTCGTGGCAATTTCGCGACATTGGATAGCGGACGTAACCGGCGGATTTTGCGCGGCGATTGCGCATCGCCGTGTCAGCACAGCGGCGCACCAGCGCATCAGCGCATCAGAGGATCAGCGCAGGACCAGGCAGAAGACCAGGGCGCCGGCGCCCATCAACAGGAAAGGGCTGATGCGCGTATAGATCAGCAGCACCGTGGCCACGGCCGCCACGCCCCATGCCCAGGGCCCGCCTTCCGCGGCTCGAAGGATGGTGCACGAGGCCGCCAGGATCATGCCGGCCGCCACCGGCGCCAGGCCGCGCTCGATGGCTCGGGTCCACAGGCTGTGTTTGTAGCGCGCCCAGACGCGGGCCAGGCCATAAACCAAAACACTGCTGGGCACGAAGATGGCGACGGACGCCATCAGCGCGCCGAGCACGCCGGCCACCTGCCAGCCGACCAGGGTGACCAGGATGGACCCTGGACCCGGGGTCACCCGGGACAAGGCGAACAGGTCGAGGAACTGGTTGTCGTTCATCCAGCCGTAGACATTGACCGCCTGGCGGTGGATGTCCGCCACCACGCTTTGGCCCCCGCCCACGGTCAGGAAGGAAAGCGGCGAAAAAACCGCCAGCAGATCGAGCAGATGAGCTGGCATCACGGTTTCCATCCACGCGCCGACGGGTCCTGGGCTTCCGCTTCGACCTGCAACCGTGCTTCGGCTTCGTCTTCGGTCTCGCCGACGGCCGCGCGATCCAGCTGGGTACCGCCAGCCCGGCGCAGGCGCAGCCAGGCCAGGAAAATGGATAAGGGCGCCATCGTCCCGACTACCCACAGCAAGGGCCATTGCGCCAGGAAGATGCCGGCGAAGGTCGCCACCATGATGACGATGGGCGCGGCGCCGACCGCGGCCCGGTAAGCTGCTCGCAAGCCCATCTGCAGGGACAGGCCGACGGCCGCCGCGGCCACCCCGGCCAACAGCCGGTGCGCCAGGGGCGCATGCGCCACCTCGCCGAAGGCGGCGGCCACCACGATGGCCACGATCATGGCCGGCACCACCATGCCCAGCGCGCCGACGAGCGCGCCGCGGCTGCCGCGCAGTTGATAACCGATCCAGATCGCCAGGTTGACCACGTTGACGCCGGGAAAGGCCTGCGCCAGCGACAGGCCGCTGAGGAATTGCTCTTCCGACAGCCAGCGCCGCCGCTGGACGAATTCGCGCAGCATCCAGCCGCTGAGTCCCCCGCCGAAGCTGGTCAGGCTGATTTTGCTGAATGCCGTGAAAATCTGCCCCAAGGTGGGCGGCGCATCGAGTGCGAGGGGCGGCGGGGAAACGGTGGCGGGGGATCGCACGGGAGCACCGGGGGAAGAAGGGCGCCGGCGCGGCCGGCAAATATATACCTGGCACGCGCGGCTGAAATGCCTGGCTCAAACGCGTACCGATATTGGCGCCGATCTTACCCAAAACAGTTGTCTAAAGACTTAATTGGAGGATGCTTATCCGCAAACGCAGGATTTGCGCCACGGCCGCGCAGAGGCCTCAAGAAGAAGAACCCGCCGGACATGACATCCGGCGGGTTCTGATCTGGTGAGCATGCTCGGGGTGTCGAGCAGGCTCTGTGCCTTAACGCGGCAGGTCGCTGTCACCCATCAGGAAGGCATCGACGGAGCGCGCGCATTGGCGGCCTTCGCGGATGGCCCAGACCACCAGCGACTGCCCGCGACGCATATCGCCCGCGGCGAAGATCTTGTCCACGCTGGTGCGATAGTCGTCCGTGTTGGCGCGCACGTTGCCGCGGCTGTCGCGGTCCACGCCGAAGGCATCCAGCACCTTCTGCACGGGCGACACGAAGCCCATGGCCAGGAACACCAGGTCGGCCTTCATTTCGAATTCCGAGCCTTCCACTTCCTGCATCTTCATCTGGCCCGTGGCTTCGTCCTTGACCCACTCGACGCGGGCGGCGACCAGCTTCTTCACCACGCCGTTTTCGCCTTGCAGCGACTTGGTGGTGACGGCCCAGTCGCGGTCGCAGCCTTCTTCGTGCGAAGACGACGTGCGCAGCTTGACCGGCCAGTAAGGCCAGGTCATCGGCCGGTTTTCCGATTCGGGCGGTTGCGGCATCAGTTCGAACTGGGTGACCGACGCGGCGCCGTGGCGGTTGCTGGTGCCCACGCAATCGGAGCCGGTGTCGCCACCGCCGATGACGATGACGTGCTTGCCCTTGGCCAGGGTCTGGTTGGCCAGACGGTCGCCCGCCACGGCCTTGTTCTGCTGGCGCAGGAAGTCCATGGCGAAGTAGACGCCTTCCATCTCACGGCCAGGCACCGGCAGATCGCGCGGCGCTTCCGAACCGCCGGTCATGACCACGGCGTCGAACTCTTCCTTCAGCGACTCCGGCGTGCGGGTGGTCAGGCCATCGGCAGCGTCAGCGGGGTCGCCGACATACGTCGACGGGCAGAACTCCACGCCTTCGGCTTCCATCTGCGACATGCGGCGGTCGATCTGCGACTTCTCCAGCTTGAAGTCGGGGATGCCGTAGCGCAGCAGGCCGCCGATGCGGTCGCTCTTTTCAAAGACCGTCACGGCATGGCCGGCGCGCGCCAGTTGCTGCGCGCAAGCCAGTCCCGACGGACCCGAACCGATGACGGCAACCTTCTTGCCGGTCTTGCGCACGGGCAGCTGCGGCGTGACCCAGCCTTCTTCCCAGCCTTTGTCGATGATGGCGTGCTCGATCGACTTGATGCCCACCGCGTCGTCGTTGATGTTCAACGTACAGGCAGCCTCGCAAGGCGCCGGGCAGATGCGGCCGGTGAACTCGGGGAAGTTGTTGGTGGAGTGCAGCACGTCCAGCGCCTTGCGCCATTGCTGCCGGTACACCAGGTCGTTCCAGTCCGGGATGATGTTGTTGACGGGGCAACCGTTATTGCAGAACGGGATGCCGCAGTCCATGCAGCGGGCAGCCTGCTGCTTGGCCTGGTCGTCGTCCAGGTGCAGCACGAACTCGCGCCAGTTCTTCAGGCGCGCGGTCGGCGCCGCGTAGGCCTCGTTCAGGCGCTGGAATTCCAGAAAGCCGGTGATTTTTCCCATGGTAGTGCTAAGTCCTATACCTGTTGGCGGGGCGGGCGGTATGTGTATGTGCGGTTGCGATCAGGCGGCCATCTTGCGAGGATTGGCCGCACGCCACATTTCACCCAGCGCGCGCTTGTAATCAGTCGGCATGACCTTGACGAACTTGCCGCGCGAAGCTTCCCAGTCGCCCAGGATTTCGCGGGCGCGGTAGCTGCCGGTGTAGCGGAAGTGTTCTTCCACCAGGCGGCGCAGGATGGCTTCGTCGGTTTGCCGTTCATGGCCGCGCTGCGCGCTGTGCCAGACGTCGATGTTGTTCAGCGCTTCCTGCTCGCTGTGCGGCAGGACGCTGTCCAGTTCGACCATGGACAGGTTGCAACGGTGGCGGAAGCTGCGGTCCGGATCCCAGACGTAGGCCACGCCGCCGGACATGCCCGCGGCGAAGTTACGGCCCGTGCCGCCGAGCACGACCACGGTGCCGCCGGTCATGTATTCGCAACCATGGTCGCCGGTACCTTCGACCACTGCCGCGGCGCCGGAGTTGCGCACCGCGAAGCGTTCACCCGCGACGCCGTTGAAGAAAGCCTCACCCGCCAGCGCGCCGTACATGACGGTGTTGCCGACGATGATGTGGTCCGGGCCGAAGCCGCGGAAGTCGTTGGGCGAGCGCACGATGATGCGGCCACCCGAGAGTCCCTTGCCGACGTAGTCGTTGCCTTCGCCCACCAGGTCCATGGTGATGCCGTGGGCCAGGAACGCGCCGAAGCTCTGGCCGGCGGTGCCGTTGCACTGGATATGGATGGTGTCGTCCGGCAGGCCTTCGTGGCCATAACGCGAGGCCACCGCGCCCGACAGCATGGCGCCGATGGTGCGGTTGCGGTTACGCACGGGAACGATGAATGACACCTTCTCGCCACGTTCAATGGCCGGACGGCTGCGTTCGATCAGTTGATGATCCAGGGCCGCGGCCAGGCCGTGATCCTGTTCTTCGACCTGGCGCACCGGACCGTCGGTGGCCGGCTGGTAGAACACGCGGCTGAAGTCCAGGCCGCTGGCTTTCCAGTGGCCGATGCCGGCGCGGGTGTCGAGCAGGTCGGCGCGGCCGATCAGCTCGTCGAAGCGGCGGATGCCCAGCTGGGCCATGATTTCGCGCACTTCCTCGGCGATGAAGAAGAAGTAGTTGACGACGTGCTCGGGCTTGCCCTGGAACTTGGCGCGCAGGACGGGGTCCTGGGTGGCCACGCCCACCGGGCAGGTGTTCAGATGGCACTTGCGCATCATGATGCAGCCTTCCACGACCAGCGGCGCGGTGGCGAAGCCGAACTCGTCGGCGCCCAGCAGCGCGCCGATGACGACGTCGCGGCCGGTCTTCATCTGGCCGTCGGCCTGCACGCGGATGCGGCTGCGCAGGCGGTTCAGCACCAGGGTCTGCTGGGTTTCAGCCAGGCCCAGTTCCCACGGCGTGCCGACCTGCTTGATCGACGACACCGGCGATGCGCCCGTGCCGCCGTCATGGCCGGCGATCACCACGTGGTCGGCCTTGGCCTTGGCGACACCCGCGGCCACCGTGCCCACACCCACTTCGGACACCAGCTTGACCGAGATCGAGGACTTGCTGTTGACGTTCTTCAGGTCGTGGATCAGCTGGGCCAGATCTTCGATCGAGTAGATGTCGTGGTGCGGCGGGGGTGAAATCAGGCCCACGCCAGGCACCGAGTAGCGCAGCTTGGCGATGTATTCCGACACCTTGTGGCCGGGCAGCTGGCCGCCTTCGCCGGGCTTGGCGCCCTGGGCCATCTTGATCTGGATCTGGTCGGCGCTGGACAGGTACTCGGCGCTGACGCCGAAACGGCCCGAAGCCACCTGCTTGATCTTGGAGCGCAGCGAGTCGCCCGCGGTCAGCGGCACGTCGGCCGCGATGCGGTCCTCGCCCAGGATGGTGGCGAGCGTGTCGCCGTCCTTGACGATGCTCTTGCCGCCGTTGCGCATTTCACCGCGGTAACGCAGTTCGTCTTCGCCGCCTTCGCCGGTGTTGGACTTGCCGCCGATACGGTTCATCGCCACCGCCAGCACCGAGTGGGCTTCGGTGGAGATCGAACCCAGCGACATGGCGCCGGTGGCGAAGCGCTTGACGATGTCCTTGGCCGATTCGACTTCGTCCAGCGAGATGGCGCGGGTGGGATCGAAGCGGAACTCGAACAGGCCGCGCAGGGTCATGTGGCGACGGCTCTGGTCGTTGATGATCTGCGCGTATTCCTTATACGTGCGGTAGTTGTTGGCACGCGTGGCGTGCTGCAGCTTGGCGATGGAATCCGGCGTCCACATATGCTCTTCGCCGCGCACGCGGTAGGCGTATTCGCCGCCCGCTTCCAGGTCGTTGGCCAGCACGGGGTCGCTGCTGAAAGCGGCGCGATGCAGGCGCAGGGCTTCCTCGGCGACCTCGAAGATGCCGATGCCTTCGACGTTGCTGGACGTACCGGTGAAGTACTTGTTGACCAGCCCCGACTGCAGGCCCACGGCTTCGAAGATCTGCGCGCCGGTGTAGGACATATAGGTCGAGATGCCCATCTTGGACATGACCTTGTTCAGGCCCTTGCCGATGGCCTTGACGAAGTTCTTGACCGCCTTTTCCGGGTCGTCCATCTGTTCCAGCGCTTCCAGCGCCAGATACGGGTGGATGGCTTCGGCGCCGTAGCCGCCCAGCAGGGCGAAATGGTGCACTTCGCGCGCCGAACCGGTTTCCACCACCAGACCGGTGTTGGTACGCAGGCCGGCGCGGATCAGGTGCTGGTGCACCGCCGACGTGGCCAGCAGGGCCGGAATGGCGACGCGGTCGTTATCGACCAGGCGGTCGGACACGATCAGGATGTTGAAGCCGCTGCGCACCGCATCCACGGCGCGCGCGCACAGGGCCGCCACGCGGGCTTCGATGCCCTCGCGACCCCAGGCGGCCGGATAGGTGATGTCCAGTTCCTGGCTGCGGAATTTCTTGCCGGTGACCTGTTCGATGTCGCGGATCTGCGCCATGGCGGCGCCGTCCAGCACCGGCTGCGCCACTTCAAGGCGCAGCGGCGGGTTGACGTTGTTGATGTCCAGCAGATTGGGCTTGGGGCCGATGAAGGACACCAGCGACATCACCATCTGTTCACGGATGGGGTCGATGGGCGGGTTGGTGACTTGAGCGAACAGCTGGCGGAAATAGCTGTAGAAGGCCTTGGGCCGGTTCGACAGCACGGCCAGCGGCGCGTCGTTGCCCATGGAGCCGATGGCTTCTTCGCCGCTGGTCGCCATGGGTTCGAGAATGAACTTGTAGTCTTCCTGGGTCCAGCCGAAGGCCTGCTGGCGGTCCAGCAGCGACGAGGCCGACCGCGTCGGGGTGTTGACGGTCTTGGGAGCCGGCAGCGATTCCAGCTTGACGCGCAGGCGTTCGATCCACTGGCGGTAGGGACGCGAGTTGGACAGTTGCGACTTGATTTCGGCGTCGTCGATGATGCGGCCTTGTTCCAGGTCGATCAGGAACATCTTGCCGGGCTGCAGGCGCCACTTCTTGACGATGCGGTTTTCCGGAATGGGCAGGGTGCCGGATTCCGACGCCAGGATGACCATGTCGTCATCGGTGACCAGGTAGCGCGCCGGGCGCAGGCCGTTGCGGTCCAGGGTGGCGCCGATCTGGCGGCCGTCCGTGAAGGCCACGGCGGCGGGGCCGTCCCAGGGTTCCATCATGGCGGCGTGGTATTCGTAGAAAGCGCGCCGGCTTTCGTCCATCTGCGTGTGCTGTTCCCAGGCTTCCGGGATCATCATCATCATGGCGTGGGCCAGGGAATAGCCGGAGTTGACCAGCAGTTCCAGGCAGTTGTCGAACGTTGCCGTATCCGACTGGCCTTCGTAGACGATGGGGTACAGCTTGGGCAGGTCGTCGCCCAGCACCGCCGACTGCATCATGCCTTCACGGGCGCGCAGCCAGTTGAAGTTGCCCTTCACCGTGTTGATTTCGCCGTTGTGGGCGATCATGCGGTAGGGGTGGGCCAGCGGCCAGGCGGGGAAGGTATTGGTCGAGAAGCGCTGGTGCACCAGGGCGACCGCGGAAATCGTGCGCGTGTCGGCCAGGTCGCGGTAATAGCGGCCAACCTGGTCGGCCAGCAGCAGGCCCTTGTAGACGACGGTACGCACCGACGCCGAAGGCACGAAATATTCCTTGCCGTGGGCCAGACGCATGTTCTGGATGGCGTGGCTGGCGGTCTTGCGGATGACGTACAGCTTGCGTTCCAGTGCGTCCGGCACCATCACGTCGGCGCCGCGGCCGATGAACAGCTGGCGGATCACGGGTTCCAGGCCACGCACGGCGGGCGACATGGGCATGTCCACGTCCACCGGCACGTCGCGCCAGCCCAACAACACTTGACCCTCGGCGCGCACGGCGCGTTCCAGTTCCTGTTCACAGGCCAGGCGCGACGCGGTTTCCTTGGGCAGGAAGACCATGGCGACGCCATATTCGCCCGGCGGCGGCAGGGTCACGCCTTGCTGGGCCATTTCCTCGCGGTACAGCGCGTCGGGGATCTGGATCAGGATGCCGGCGCCGTCGCCCATCAGCTTGTCCGCGCCCACGGCACCCCGGTGATCGAGGTTCTCCAGGATCTTCAAGCCTTGCTGAATGATGGCGTGGCTCTTGCGGCCTTTGATGTGGGCCACGAAGCCGACGCCGCAGGCGTCGTGCTCGTTGTTCGGGTGGTACAGACCCTGGGGGGCGGGCATGCCGATGCGCGACGCGTCGATGGGCTGTGCCGGCGGACAGGAGGAAGAGGTCATAGAGGCGGACATATAGCGCTCCAGGGCGTGGGGCTGCTGAAAATAAGAAATCTACGGGCGTAATGTTGCAACGCGAGTCGCGACGATACTGCGCTGCAACGACGCTCGCAAGGGAAATAAATAGGGTGCGTCCCTAAATCATTTCAGAGGATGTGTAATTTGAGATAAACGGGGACGGATAAACTAAGCTATCAGCCTGTCCCTTTGAAAAGACTCAATAAAAAAACCGGGACGGACCCGGTTTTTTCGATTTTTACCCCGGTGGGGGATGTCTCAAGGTGTTTCGGTAGGAACCGGCTCCGCGGGCTTCTTGCGCGGGCGTCCACGCTGGCCCGGGGTGACGCGGCGGCTGGCGGTATGCGACAGGGAGGCGATGAAGGACGGGCCACCCAGGGCCCACTGGCCCTGCACCGCCTGGTCGACGCGCTGGATCTGCTCTTGCGACAGACCTTCCTGCAGGCGGCGGCGGTAGTTGGCCTGGCGGTCGAACGGCGTGTTGCCACAGGACCAATAGTCCGCGTGGTCCGACATCCAGGCAGCCTGGGTCGCCGCCGTGCCGGTGTGGCCGGCCGCCGAGGACCAGGGCCACAGTTCCGCATCATGGGTGGCGCCGCTGCGAACGGCGTAGGTTTCCAGCCAGACCAGGGCCGGCAGCACCCAGGCGCCGGGTTCGACCAGGGCCGAGCGGTAACGGCCCGCGAATACCCGGCCGCCGCGCAGGCGCGCAGCCAGGTTACGGCCCAGCGTCTGCATCAGGCGCGGCAATCCTTCCCCGTCCACGGGCGTGGCCAGCAGCAGGATGCGATCGCTGGCGAGCAGCCAGCCATGCAGCGCGACGCGATTCCGCGTGGCGGTCTCGCCGAGCCAGGTGGCGACCTGATTCAGAGTGTCCGCCGGCGCGGGCTGCGACGGCGCGGCCAGCGGGTGGATGAAATTGGCGAGGACAAGTTGAGGCAGTCCGGGAGCGTACAGTCGGGGCAGGCGTGCCATAGGGTCTCAAATCTTGAGCATGCGGCGCGCAAAAGAGCGCATTGGCAATAAATGGTACCGCGTAAAAGCCGCCGCGCAATACCAAGTACATCCAAGATTACCCGACTCCCCGCCGTTGCGGCACCCCTGCCCGACCGTGGGATTGTGTCGAACTGTCCCCGTCCGCTCAGGCAACACAGGCGCGGGTTAACATTTCCAGGCTACGTATCCCTCGTTTTTGCCGTCTTCTTGGTCCCTTTCGCGTTCATTACAGGAGTTTCCCTATGGCTGGTCTGGAGCTGATTTCCCAGCATCGTTGCTTCGGTGGCTGGCAGCGCTATTACCGCCACGATTCCGCCGAGATCGGTCTGCCCATGCGCTTTTCGGTTTTCGTGCCGGCGCAGGCGGAACAGGGACGTGTGCCTGCCCTGTTCTACCTGGCGGGCCTGACCTGCACCGAAGAAACGTTCATGATCAAGGGCGGCGCGCAGCGCCTGGCCGCCGAGCTGGGCCTGCTGCTGGTCAGCCCGGACACCAGTCCGCGGGGCGCTGGCGTCCCCGGCGAGGACGACAACTGGGATTTCGGCACGGGCGCCGGGTTTTACCTGGACGCTACGCAGGCGCCCTGGAGCCAGCACTACCGCATGTACAGCTACGTCACGGAAGAGCTGTACGGGATCGTGACCGGCGAGCTGCCGGGCGATGCCACCCGCACCGGCATCTTCGGCCATTCGATGGGCGGTCATGGCGCCCTCGTGCTGGCCTTGCGCAATCCCGCCAAATTCCGCTCGGTGTCGGCGTTCGCGCCGGTGGCGGCGCCCAGCCAGTGTCCCTGGGGTCACAAGGCCTTCGGTAACTATTTGGGACCGGACCGCGCCGCCTGGGCGGCCTATGACGCCACCGAATTGATGCGCCAGGCGCAGGCGCCCTTCCCGGGCGGCATCCTGGTGGACCAGGGCCTGGCCGATAGTTTCCTGGCCGAACAGCTGTACCCGGACGCCTTCGAAGCCGCCTGCGTACAGGCACGCCAGCCCCTGGATCTCCGCCGCCACGAGGGCTACGACCACGGCTACTACTTCATCTCCACTTTCATGGAAGACCACCTGCGCTTCCACGCCAAGAGGCTGACCTGAGCTGTTACGCCTTGTCTATATCGAAACAGAAGGCCTGGCCGCACAGGGTTGACGAGGTCGATATACTGAAACTGTCGAAAGCCCTAGCGGGGTAGCGGATTGGCTGTGGCTCCTTTCCTGTGGATTCTTGTTCCGGCCCTGGTGGCCTTGCTGATCGGTGCCGGCCTGTTCCTGGGCCGGGGCGGTCCGCGCGACATCAACGGGCGCAAGCAGTTCCGTCTGCGGCCGCTGCGCCGGCTGGTCGGGCTGCTGATCCTGGCCCTGGCGATGGTGTCCGGCCTGCTCGGCGGGTCGCTGTACCAGTTCCACCGCCTGACGACGGATCAACCCGTGGCAAGCATCAGCCTGGAACAACAGGGCGAGCGCCAGTATCTGATTACCTGCCAGCTGGAAGGCCAGCCTCCGCGCCAGTTCCGGGTGCAGGGCGACCAGTGGCAGATCGACGCCCGCGTGGTGCGATGGCAGTTGCCGGCGCTGTTGGCCGGGGTGCCGCCGCTCTACCGTATGGACCGGCTGTCCGGACGCTACGAGGATCCGGTGGCGGAACAGTCTCAGCCGCGCACGGTCTATCCTCTGGGCGATACCCGGGCGCCGGACCTGGCGACGCTGAAGCGCAGCTTCCCCACCTGGTTGCCCTTCGTGGATGTCCAGTTCGGCAGCGGCGCCTATATGCCCATGTTCGACGGCGCCCGCTACCGGGTGTTCCTCGATCCCCGGGGGGCGCTGTTCGTCCGCCCCGACGGCCAGGCCACTACCGACGGGCTGAAACAGCGCGGCTGGTAGGCCTATTTCCCTATTCGCTGACAGGGATCAGGGTCATATAAGCCATAGTCGGGAACTATGACCATAATGCGTCTGTCCAATTAGCACTCACGCACATCGAGTGCTAAGATCAGTTCCACTTTATTCAGGTTTCCTGGAG is a window of Bordetella sp. N DNA encoding:
- a CDS encoding chromate transporter, with amino-acid sequence MPAHLLDLLAVFSPLSFLTVGGGQSVVADIHRQAVNVYGWMNDNQFLDLFALSRVTPGPGSILVTLVGWQVAGVLGALMASVAIFVPSSVLVYGLARVWARYKHSLWTRAIERGLAPVAAGMILAASCTILRAAEGGPWAWGVAAVATVLLIYTRISPFLLMGAGALVFCLVLR
- the fghA gene encoding S-formylglutathione hydrolase, with protein sequence MAGLELISQHRCFGGWQRYYRHDSAEIGLPMRFSVFVPAQAEQGRVPALFYLAGLTCTEETFMIKGGAQRLAAELGLLLVSPDTSPRGAGVPGEDDNWDFGTGAGFYLDATQAPWSQHYRMYSYVTEELYGIVTGELPGDATRTGIFGHSMGGHGALVLALRNPAKFRSVSAFAPVAAPSQCPWGHKAFGNYLGPDRAAWAAYDATELMRQAQAPFPGGILVDQGLADSFLAEQLYPDAFEAACVQARQPLDLRRHEGYDHGYYFISTFMEDHLRFHAKRLT
- a CDS encoding ABC transporter ATP-binding protein is translated as MSDLPANPTDAALQFDEVSLGYGEFTVLVGITMTVAPGQVVAVMGGSGSGKTTMLRAATGQLIARAGSVRAFGQDLAQATPAQLQGLRKRMGVLFQQGALFTDLNVFENVAFPLREHTQLGEADIVSRVLDKLQAVGLRAAAHLKVAEISGGMARRVALARAVVLEPELILYDEPFAGLDPISMGITARLIRSLADRLGCASVLITHDVQESFSIADRVYLVGRGRQAAAGTPAELNASQDPYVRQFLDGAPDGPVAFDYPETPAFTRWLARQEGNKP
- a CDS encoding chromate transporter; translation: MRSPATVSPPPLALDAPPTLGQIFTAFSKISLTSFGGGLSGWMLREFVQRRRWLSEEQFLSGLSLAQAFPGVNVVNLAIWIGYQLRGSRGALVGALGMVVPAMIVAIVVAAAFGEVAHAPLAHRLLAGVAAAAVGLSLQMGLRAAYRAAVGAAPIVIMVATFAGIFLAQWPLLWVVGTMAPLSIFLAWLRLRRAGGTQLDRAAVGETEDEAEARLQVEAEAQDPSARGWKP
- a CDS encoding glutamate synthase subunit beta; the encoded protein is MGKITGFLEFQRLNEAYAAPTARLKNWREFVLHLDDDQAKQQAARCMDCGIPFCNNGCPVNNIIPDWNDLVYRQQWRKALDVLHSTNNFPEFTGRICPAPCEAACTLNINDDAVGIKSIEHAIIDKGWEEGWVTPQLPVRKTGKKVAVIGSGPSGLACAQQLARAGHAVTVFEKSDRIGGLLRYGIPDFKLEKSQIDRRMSQMEAEGVEFCPSTYVGDPADAADGLTTRTPESLKEEFDAVVMTGGSEAPRDLPVPGREMEGVYFAMDFLRQQNKAVAGDRLANQTLAKGKHVIVIGGGDTGSDCVGTSNRHGAASVTQFELMPQPPESENRPMTWPYWPVKLRTSSSHEEGCDRDWAVTTKSLQGENGVVKKLVAARVEWVKDEATGQMKMQEVEGSEFEMKADLVFLAMGFVSPVQKVLDAFGVDRDSRGNVRANTDDYRTSVDKIFAAGDMRRGQSLVVWAIREGRQCARSVDAFLMGDSDLPR
- a CDS encoding glutamate synthase-related protein translates to MSASMTSSSCPPAQPIDASRIGMPAPQGLYHPNNEHDACGVGFVAHIKGRKSHAIIQQGLKILENLDHRGAVGADKLMGDGAGILIQIPDALYREEMAQQGVTLPPPGEYGVAMVFLPKETASRLACEQELERAVRAEGQVLLGWRDVPVDVDMPMSPAVRGLEPVIRQLFIGRGADVMVPDALERKLYVIRKTASHAIQNMRLAHGKEYFVPSASVRTVVYKGLLLADQVGRYYRDLADTRTISAVALVHQRFSTNTFPAWPLAHPYRMIAHNGEINTVKGNFNWLRAREGMMQSAVLGDDLPKLYPIVYEGQSDTATFDNCLELLVNSGYSLAHAMMMMIPEAWEQHTQMDESRRAFYEYHAAMMEPWDGPAAVAFTDGRQIGATLDRNGLRPARYLVTDDDMVILASESGTLPIPENRIVKKWRLQPGKMFLIDLEQGRIIDDAEIKSQLSNSRPYRQWIERLRVKLESLPAPKTVNTPTRSASSLLDRQQAFGWTQEDYKFILEPMATSGEEAIGSMGNDAPLAVLSNRPKAFYSYFRQLFAQVTNPPIDPIREQMVMSLVSFIGPKPNLLDINNVNPPLRLEVAQPVLDGAAMAQIRDIEQVTGKKFRSQELDITYPAAWGREGIEARVAALCARAVDAVRSGFNILIVSDRLVDNDRVAIPALLATSAVHQHLIRAGLRTNTGLVVETGSAREVHHFALLGGYGAEAIHPYLALEALEQMDDPEKAVKNFVKAIGKGLNKVMSKMGISTYMSYTGAQIFEAVGLQSGLVNKYFTGTSSNVEGIGIFEVAEEALRLHRAAFSSDPVLANDLEAGGEYAYRVRGEEHMWTPDSIAKLQHATRANNYRTYKEYAQIINDQSRRHMTLRGLFEFRFDPTRAISLDEVESAKDIVKRFATGAMSLGSISTEAHSVLAVAMNRIGGKSNTGEGGEDELRYRGEMRNGGKSIVKDGDTLATILGEDRIAADVPLTAGDSLRSKIKQVASGRFGVSAEYLSSADQIQIKMAQGAKPGEGGQLPGHKVSEYIAKLRYSVPGVGLISPPPHHDIYSIEDLAQLIHDLKNVNSKSSISVKLVSEVGVGTVAAGVAKAKADHVVIAGHDGGTGASPVSSIKQVGTPWELGLAETQQTLVLNRLRSRIRVQADGQMKTGRDVVIGALLGADEFGFATAPLVVEGCIMMRKCHLNTCPVGVATQDPVLRAKFQGKPEHVVNYFFFIAEEVREIMAQLGIRRFDELIGRADLLDTRAGIGHWKASGLDFSRVFYQPATDGPVRQVEEQDHGLAAALDHQLIERSRPAIERGEKVSFIVPVRNRNRTIGAMLSGAVASRYGHEGLPDDTIHIQCNGTAGQSFGAFLAHGITMDLVGEGNDYVGKGLSGGRIIVRSPNDFRGFGPDHIIVGNTVMYGALAGEAFFNGVAGERFAVRNSGAAAVVEGTGDHGCEYMTGGTVVVLGGTGRNFAAGMSGGVAYVWDPDRSFRHRCNLSMVELDSVLPHSEQEALNNIDVWHSAQRGHERQTDEAILRRLVEEHFRYTGSYRAREILGDWEASRGKFVKVMPTDYKRALGEMWRAANPRKMAA